AGATCCTTTCAGGATGACAAAAGAGGAGGGAATGCCTAAAGAAGGGTTGAGGTAGGATTAAAAAATACGAAAGAAGTAGGTGAGAAGGGGTTAGGCCAAAGAGAGGAAATTGCAATACACCAGACAAGAGGCATGAATGCCAGTGCATCGTTTTTAGCCTATTTTCATCAAAATAGGCCAAAAACGAAAGACGCCAGACACATTAGAAAATCTTGTGTCTGGCGTCTTGTGTCTTAAGTCTATCTTCGCGCTTAGCGCAATCTATCCATTGACCGCACCAAGTCCTCATCGCGTTTGATGAAGCGGTTGGCGAGGGCATTCATAACCATGGCCACGAAGGGAATGTAAAAGCCAGACAGGCGCTCTCCTGCTTCTTTGGTGGGAACCAAGTCTTCGCCCACGTAGAAAGAGAAGTAGAATACCACGCCCACTAAGGCAGCCAGTACCACAGAGTTTAAAAGACCCAGTTTCATTTGGGTGAGGCGGCTCTTGTATTGGAAGATTTCATAAAGAGCAATAAGGGCGGCGGCCCCAGCCAGAATAGCAATGAAAATGGCGCTCTTAGAAGTGGCTCCCTCGGTGGCGGTTTCAGGTCCTAATTGGTAGGCGTCCAATACATATTCCACGCCATTGGCCGGATTCGTCTTCGCCCAGATAGGCACGAAGAACATACCCACCATGGCAATCACAATAAGCAACAGAAACACACTTTGAATTCTTTGTATCATAACAGGGTTAGTTAACTTGCAGTCAGTAATACAAAGCTACATAAAACTTGTCAATCATGGCTCAAGACGCTTATATCATAGACATCATCCGGACGCCGGTAGGCAAATTTGGCGGTTCGTTGTGCAGCATCAGGCCAGACGACCTGGGTGCGCACGTCATCAAAGAGTTGATGGCCCGCAACCCAGACGTGAATCCCAAGGATATTGAAGACGTTATTTTCGGTGCGGCCAACCAAGCCGGCGAGGACAACCGCAACGTGGCCCGCATGTCGGCGTTGTTGGCGGGCCTGCCGCAAGAGGTGGGCGGCGTGACCGTAAACCGACTGTGCGCCTCAGGTTTACAGTCCATCGCAGACGCCAGCCGCGCTATCAAAGCTGGTGAAGGCGAAGTTTACATTGCCGGCGGCGTGGAGAGCATGACCCGCGCGCCGTTCGTGATGGCCAAATCAGACTCGGCCTGGAGCCGCACCCCTGAGATTCATGACACCACCATTGGCTGGCGCTTTGTGAATCCTGCCCTTTCCAAACTCCACCACCCGTACTCCATGGGCGAGACCGCCGAGAACGTGGCCAAGCAATGGAACATCTCCCGCGAAGACCAGGATAAATTTGCCGTACAGTCGCAGACCCGTTACCAGGAAGCCGCCAAGGCCGGCAAATTTAAGGATGAGATTGTGCCTGTGGCCGTGCCGCAGAAGAAAGGCGAGGCTTTGGTATTTGACACCGATGAGCACCCGCGCTTATCGCCCATTGAAAAGTTAGCCGAACTGAAGCCTGCCTTCATCAAAGAAGGTGGTTCTGTGACGGCTGGGAATGCCTCTGGGATCAATGACGGAGCCGCCGCGGCTTTAATTGTAAGTGGTGACTACATGCGCAAGCACAACCTCAAGCCTATGGCTAGGATTGTCGCCGCCGCTGTTGCCGGAGTAGACCCTGCGCACATGGGCATCGGTCCAGTACCGGCCACCCGCAAAGTGTTGGAGCGTGCTGGGCTGGAAGTAAAAGACCTGGATTTGATAGAACTGAATGAGGCCTTCGCCTCACAAGCGTTGGCTTGCTCAAAAGAATTAGGGCTGGACCCCGAGAAAGTGAACGTGAACGGAGGTTCCATTGCCATCGGGCATCCACTGGGTGCCAGCGGTACCCGAGTGAGCGCCACGCTTCTGCATGAAATGAAACGCCGTCCAGACGCCAAGTACGGTTTGGCTACCATGTGTATTGGTGTAGGCCAAGGCCTGGCGGTGCTATATGAAAAATGTGAATAGCTTGCTTTAGCATATTATTTCCAGATAATCCCGTCTTTGCTTAGCAGAGGCGGGACTATTTTTTATGCCTGAATTTGAGCGCGTTGAAATCGTTTTTGGCCTGTTTTCTGAAAAGTAGCCCGAAAACAAAATTATTCTGGCACGGACGTTGCATTCTACTAGTCAGAACTTAAAACCCACAGATATGAAACGGTACTTTTTACTCGCAATGTTTAGTGTTTTGTCCTTCGGAAACTTGGCCATGGCCTCTGGTGTGAAAGATGCTGATAAAGACAAGCAACAGCAGAAAGCCGCTGAGCAAAACCGAAAAGCGTTTGAGAAGGCCGCCAAGAAAGACGTTAAAAAAAGCAAGCGTGGCGACGAGGCTTCTTACCAGCAAGAGATGGCCCGCGCCAAATCTCAATACAATAGAGACAAGGACAACCTGAAGCGGGAATACAACCGCCGTCAGCATGAACTGCGCGATCGCTATAGAGCAGATGAGAATAGCTTGTCTAGAACTGATTATGAGCAAGAGAAAGCGAGTATGAAAGCGAATTATGAAAGGGAAAAAGATGCCTTGCAGGCTCGCTATGAGCAGGACCGCGATACCCGTCAGCAGAACTGGGAAGCGTCCAGAGGCAATATGTCTTTGATTTCTTTCAATAGATAGTGAATAATGGTTTTTGAATAGGTTAAGGTGAAAAAACGGCTTCCCGGAGGGAGGCCGTTTTTTTTGTGCCTGTGATTTCAGTTTTAGCTCGTTTCCCAGAAAGTAGGCCAAAAACACCATGCCGATTCAAAGTGCGAATTCTCCCGTCAAAGTGCAGATTCTCCCCTTGAGGGGGAGCGAAGAGGGGTGTTTACAATCGCTAATCATACCCGTCCGCCGTTGTTGGTGTTATCACCAACGACCAGAACTGCCTCCCAACTCTTACTTCTCAACTTTCAACTTTTCATACTCCGAGAGAGGTTTGTCACTTTTCTCCTTGATGAGAAAAGTAACCAAAAGAATCAAGAAGAAAAGAAACTCGCTGCCGCTCAGACAGCTTTTCTTCCTTCTCTGCACCTGGCTGATGTGATTCGTTTCATCGCGGGCTTAGTCCTCTGCTACTTTAAACGTCGCTGCTTTCTCCCTCGGCAAAAGAGCCTTAATGGGAACAGGCTCTTTTGCCTCAGTCGAGGGCAGGCGGGTTGCAGGTGGAGAAGTTGCAATGCCTTCATCGCCCTGCAGGCGGGGAGAAAAAATGACTCAGGACTCGCGACTCAAGACTCAGGACTAGATTCATTATCTTTGCGGCATGCGGTATTTCTTAGATGTGGCCTATGACGGCACGCGGTTTCATGGCTGGCAGACGCAACCCAACGCACTTACGGTGCAGGAGGTACTGGATGATGCCATTTCTAAGGTATTCAGGGTGCCGCAGGTAGAAAGTATTGGCAGTGGCCGGACTGATACCGGTGTGCATGCGGGTCAGCAATGGGTGCATGTGGATTTGCCTAAGGTTTTTACGCCAGAGGAGATTGTTTACAAGCTCAATCGCCTTCTGCCGCCAGACATTGCTGTGCGGCAGGCCAAGCAGGTAGGGCCCGAGGCGCACACCCGCTTTGACGCTATTTCAAGAACGTATGAGTACCACATTACGCTGGAGAAGAATCCGTTTCTGGTGAGACATGCGTATTTCTTATCGCGCAGGCCTAACGTGGAGCAGATGAATTTGGCGGCGCAGGCCTTGCTGGAACTGGAGGATTTCACTACGTTCTCAAAAGTTAAAGGCGACACCAAGCACTACCGCTGTACCATCAACCAAGCCTTTTGGCTAGAAGAGGACAACAGGTTGGTCTTCACTATTCAGG
The nucleotide sequence above comes from Nibribacter ruber. Encoded proteins:
- a CDS encoding DUF4293 domain-containing protein; this translates as MIQRIQSVFLLLIVIAMVGMFFVPIWAKTNPANGVEYVLDAYQLGPETATEGATSKSAIFIAILAGAAALIALYEIFQYKSRLTQMKLGLLNSVVLAALVGVVFYFSFYVGEDLVPTKEAGERLSGFYIPFVAMVMNALANRFIKRDEDLVRSMDRLR
- the truA gene encoding tRNA pseudouridine(38-40) synthase TruA; this translates as MRYFLDVAYDGTRFHGWQTQPNALTVQEVLDDAISKVFRVPQVESIGSGRTDTGVHAGQQWVHVDLPKVFTPEEIVYKLNRLLPPDIAVRQAKQVGPEAHTRFDAISRTYEYHITLEKNPFLVRHAYFLSRRPNVEQMNLAAQALLELEDFTTFSKVKGDTKHYRCTINQAFWLEEDNRLVFTIQANRFLRGMVRLIVGTLLDVGKGKLSVHRFREIIERQDRSLSSGAAPSEGLFLHRVDYPEGYFDQQQALYNQEAHRLQALSNQEG
- a CDS encoding acetyl-CoA C-acyltransferase, whose protein sequence is MAQDAYIIDIIRTPVGKFGGSLCSIRPDDLGAHVIKELMARNPDVNPKDIEDVIFGAANQAGEDNRNVARMSALLAGLPQEVGGVTVNRLCASGLQSIADASRAIKAGEGEVYIAGGVESMTRAPFVMAKSDSAWSRTPEIHDTTIGWRFVNPALSKLHHPYSMGETAENVAKQWNISREDQDKFAVQSQTRYQEAAKAGKFKDEIVPVAVPQKKGEALVFDTDEHPRLSPIEKLAELKPAFIKEGGSVTAGNASGINDGAAAALIVSGDYMRKHNLKPMARIVAAAVAGVDPAHMGIGPVPATRKVLERAGLEVKDLDLIELNEAFASQALACSKELGLDPEKVNVNGGSIAIGHPLGASGTRVSATLLHEMKRRPDAKYGLATMCIGVGQGLAVLYEKCE